The region TGCACTCGGAGCGTTTTTGGCCGGCTTAATAATTTCAGAAACAGACTATAACCATGAAGCATTTGGTAATATCGTGCCATTCAGAGATATTTTTACGAGTTTCTTTTTTGTATTGATTGGTATGTTTCTGAACTTGGATTTTATAGCTACTAATGTCTGGACTATTTTGTTATTAACAGGTATTGTGCTTATTCTGAAGACAGCAATTGTAACATTCTCTGCTTATTTTTCAGGTTACCGTGCAGGAGTTGCCCTAACCATGGGAATCGCGCTCAGTCAGGTCGGCGAGTTTAGTATTCTGCTGGCTCAAACCGGCCGGCAATATGACTTGCTCCCGATTTATTATCATCAAATGTTTTTAAGTGTTGCCCTCATGACAATGGTTGTGGCACCATTTTTAATTAAGTCGGGTCCGGGATGGTTGTTAAATATCTTGCCCTCAAGGTTGTATCATAAACGGTTAAAAGCTCATAGCGATGAGCGTAGTGTTGAGAATTACAGCAAGCTGGAGAATCATCTTGTGATTATTGGAATGGGGCAAAATGGGCACAATATTTCTCATGCAGCTGAATATGCTAAAATTGATCATGTTATTATTGATAATGATGCAGATTTAGTTCAGAAAGAGAAGCAAAACGGAGAACCCATCATTTTTGGTAATGCAGAAAACATTGCTGTTCTGAAAGAGGCTGGTGTGGAAAGAGCCGGAACTGTGGTAATAACCATTCATAGTGCATCCTCCACATACACAGCATTGCGCAACGTGCGCAGACTTAGTGAGAATGCATATATTATTGTGCGCACCAGGCATGTAGAAGAGCTGGAACACTTGTACAAAGCCGGAGCCAATGATGTAATTCCTGGTGAGTTTGAAACTGCTGTTGAGATTTTTACACAGGTACTTAAGCATAATTTGGTGCCTGAAGAAGAGGTCAGACAAATGGCAGCACATATGCGCGAAAATGGTTATGGAATATTCCGGCACAGAGAATACGAAACTACAGAGCCGTTTTTGCCGCAGTTTTCAATTAGTGCCGTGAGAGTTGCACATGACTCTGAAGTGATTAATAAGTCAATCGGAGAATTACGGCAAAATGATGTTTTTGCAGAGCCTGTGCTTGCAATTCAACGCGGCGAAGATGTGGTAACCAATCCCTCAGATAACATTCAATTACTGGAAAATGATATATTGGTTGTAATGGCAAAGCCTGAACAGTTGGCGTGTAAAACCTGTGTTTTTGAGCCTGAGGATACCACAGTTATTACGCCGGGCAGACAGAATGACTTTTAACTTTTGAATTCAAGTTGTGATCGTTTGGGATTTTATTGTAATCGTGTTTTTATATATTTGGCTTTTATAAACTTATAATAAAGTAGTAAGATGAGAAATTTAGTCCTGGTTATACTGACCCTTGCTTTTTTTGCTGGTTGTCAGCAAAAAAATGTTGAATATGATTACGATCTTGAAAATAGCAACGGAATTTATGTCGAAAAATTCGATACACTTATTAAAGATGAAAACCGGTACACCTCTAACAACAATGTATTTAAGCCGGGTAGGGTGTTTGTTTATGATTATTATTTGGAGAAAACCAATGGCGAAAAGTATGCTTTTCAATCGACGAAAGATGCTCCGCGTTTGCCAGCACGCCAGCGACTTAATTCTTGGAATCTTGTACACACCGACAGTCTGACAGATATTTCTGTAGAACAGGTTTTATTGAAAGTAAGACCCGGCCTGCAGCCTTTTATCGAGCACTTCCCTGATTATGACCAGACCATTATTGAATATCATTACGTTCAGCACAATAATGACAGACCTTTTAATGTGGCCACTGGTGTAATTGAAAATGAGAAAAATGTATGGCTACATCCTCCCAGATCAAATATGTTCAGAATTTTAGAATTAAATCCGTTTCCATTTGTACAGGCCCCTTATGAAATTGGAAATACCTGGCAGTGGTCGCTAAAAATAGGTGATGCCTGGAGCGACGAACGTTGGAAAAAATGGGACGGACAGATTGAAAATCAATACCAGTATGAAATCACTGATATTCGCCCTGTTGAAACAGCTTTTGGAGAATTAGAGTGTATTGAGATTAGTGCATCAGCCAAAAGCCGTATCGGGCAAACTCACCTGGTTGCTTATTTTAATAAAGAACATGGATTTGTGAAGCTGGATTATACCAATATAGACTCCACGCGTCTGGTTATGGAGCTTAAGGAGATAAGAGAAGAATAGTTTTAAAACCTGGTATATTGAAGCGACCCATGACAAAAATTCGATAGCGTTCTGCTGCCTGTCGAAGTTAACCGGCATGATTACAATAAGCCTAAGGACTTGTTTAATAGCGTTTTGACTTGTATTGGCGTGTTCCCCGTCTTCTGCGGGGCAGGCTATTCCGATAGGCTATAGGGACGGGTGATGACCATTAAAATCAAAATTATAAACATATGAAAACTCAAATTTTCATAATTTTCTTCCTTTTACTGACACTACAGATTGCGGCACAGTCTTTTAAACAAGAGCAAAAAAAGTACCCCAGAGTAAGAACCGCATACGCTGAAAAAGAGACCGAAATTAAGAACTTGTTGTTGCAAAATGGTCTTAATATTGAAAACCTGAGGGTATACATAAGGGCATTCAAACTAGAGAAAAAACTGGAATTGTGGGCTAAAAATACTCAGGACACAACTTATAAATTATTACAGAAATATGATATCTGCCGCACGTCCGGCAGGTTAGGCCCCAAAAGAAAACAGGGCGATTTGCAAATTCCTGAAGGATTTTATCATATTAGCAGGTTTAATCCTTACAGCAATTTTTATTTATCGCTTGGTATAAATTATCCGAATGCTTCAGACTGGAATTGCAACAAAAAAATGGACAAAAGATTAAGCCGCGTTCATATTTAAAAAATTTGAAAAAGCTTCTGGTGTTTTATATCCCAGGTAAGCATGTTTTCTTTTTCGATTATACCATACTTCTATAAACTCAAAAATTGCGTTTTTTGCTTGTTTTACAGAGCGGTAATCATAGTGATAAATCATCTCGGACTTGATGATTTTAAAGAAGTTTTCGGCCACTGCATTGTCCCAACAGTTGCCCTTGCGGCTCATGCTTTGAACCACATCATTGCCTTTTAATTCTTTTCTAAAGCTATCTGCGGCATATTGCACGCCCCTGTCAGAGTGAAAAATCAACCCGGGTGCTACTGGCCGGTTGGTTTTGGCCATTTGCCAGGCCGGGATGATCGTAGCCTCAGTGGTTAAGTCTTCTGAAAGCGACCATCCCACGATTTTACGGTCAAATAAGTCCATGATGATGGTCAAATACAACCACCCTTCTGCCGTGGGGACGTATGTGATGTCTGATACCCATGCCTTAGAAACCTCTTCCTGGTAAAACTCCCTTTTCAGGATGTTTTCAGCTATCCGGAACCCATGGTTTGAATCCGTCGTAGCTACCCTGTACTTTTTGCGGGTAATGCTCCGAAGCCCCATTTTCTTCATCATCCTGCCAATACGCGGGCGCGATGCCTGAAACCCCTGCTCATTCAGCTCATCGGTTATCTTTGGGCTCCCGTAACGCCCTTTATTATCATGATATATTTCTCCGATTTTTTTCATCAACCTTATCGTTTCCATGACCCTCGCTGATGGTTTCCTTTCTAACCATGCATAGTAACTACTTCTTGCCACCCCCAGCACTTTACACATTTTCTCAACAGCAAATTCTTGCTGGTACATGTTTATGAATTCGTATTTCTGCTGTCGCCCTTGGAGAAAATGCTCACTGCCTTTTTTAAGATATCGCGCTCTATTTGCGTTTCCCGCAGTTCTTTTCGAAGCTGTGCCAGCTCTTTCTCCTTGTCGGTCATCACAGGCCTGCCTTGTCCAGCAAAGCTGTTATCTCCATATTTATCATGCTCCCTGACCCAACGGTTTAACATGTTGTCTGTAATGCCCAACTCTTGTGCAATTTCCTTTTTTGGCCTGTTTTGCTGTGTCTGACAAAGCTCTACTGCCATTTTTTTAAATTCTTTGTCATACTTCTTTCTTCGTACACTCATAATGCAAATCTAGTTCTTTAGGCTTAACTATATGTCCGGGCAAATGTAGCAACTCCAGACCGCATACTTAGCAATAAAACATCACCCGGTGGAGATATTTTTATTCATGGCGACTGTGTGACTATTGGGTGTATTCCTATTACCAATGATTACATTAAGGAGCTATATCTTATTTGTATAGAGGCCAGAAATTCCGGACAGGACAATATTCCGGTTACTATTTTCCCGGCAAGGCTGGATAGAGAGCGATACGATGCCCTATGCATTAAATACAATGACGATAAAGATAAATTGTCTTTATGGTCTGATCTTAAGAATGGCTATGATATTTTTAACAGGACAAAACAATTGCAAACTATTGTTTTTCTTGCCGATGGCCGACACACAGTTACTGAATAAAGGTCTATTGAGTCTTATATATTTCGTAAACCAGCCGTTTATCAGCAGATTTAATTCTAATTATAATTTCGCCGTGTTTCGCTAACAAATTGGCAATATTATTCCGCAAATCAATATCACACTCATCGTTTTTAAGAGGGAGCGAGGTGATATGCAAGTTGCTTCGAGTGTTTTTTTCCGAAATGTTTTTGTACAGCAACAACCTGGTATGTGCAATAGTGTCGGGCCCAAAATAACGATCTTTGTAGGCACATACTTTATATTCAAGGCTATTCCATAACTTCAGGCTTGCATAATTTTCTGGTCGGCATGCCAGATACAGGGCTTTCAGACTGTTATTGCGGACTTCTTTTTCCATTCTGGCTATAAGCAAATGCGCCAACCCTTTTCCTCTGAACTTTTCGTCTACAGCTATCCCATAACAGTAAGCTGAGCTTTCATATTCAAGATTATAGAATAGCGTACTTCTGAATAAAAGCTGCGCTTCAGCTACCATTTTTTGCTTATAGACAATCCCGAAAAGACCACCCTGATCGGCGATGGAACGTAGTTCATTTTTGCTGATTTTTTGATGTCCCTCAAATGCTTTGTCATCTAATTTTTTGGCTTCTTTAATGGCCTGCATGCCTGAGAGCCTGACTACGGAAAAATCGGGTAGTTTGTTTTCACCCATAAGATTATTCTGGCTGCTGCTGTTTTTCAAAGCTGGTTACAATTTCTTTGGCGCTTTTTCCAAGGTTAAGCAACGAAATTTGGGCATCATCTGTCAGTTTGTGTTCCGGAAATTTTTCAATGAATTTATTGTAATATATTCTGGCATGTGCTGTATCCATAGTCTGGTCATATACAAATGCTTTCATGAATATAGCCATAGGGTAGTGGTGAGTATTTACAAAATCTGTTTCCACAATATCGTAATAATGCAGGGCCTTTTGATACATTTGACTCTGCATTGCATTTTGAGCGGCATTCATTATAAATGCCGCTGCAAGCGTGTCTTTGGGG is a window of Salinivirga cyanobacteriivorans DNA encoding:
- a CDS encoding tetratricopeptide repeat protein — protein: MRVFFVLLTVAFLGLSVYNGCKRNQEQTLSEKIAHKEQALSKISAKRPLNKKEVKPLLTLYEKFYKENPKDTLAAAFIMNAAQNAMQSQMYQKALHYYDIVETDFVNTHHYPMAIFMKAFVYDQTMDTAHARIYYNKFIEKFPEHKLTDDAQISLLNLGKSAKEIVTSFEKQQQPE
- a CDS encoding GNAT family N-acetyltransferase, with protein sequence MGENKLPDFSVVRLSGMQAIKEAKKLDDKAFEGHQKISKNELRSIADQGGLFGIVYKQKMVAEAQLLFRSTLFYNLEYESSAYCYGIAVDEKFRGKGLAHLLIARMEKEVRNNSLKALYLACRPENYASLKLWNSLEYKVCAYKDRYFGPDTIAHTRLLLYKNISEKNTRSNLHITSLPLKNDECDIDLRNNIANLLAKHGEIIIRIKSADKRLVYEIYKTQ
- a CDS encoding cation:proton antiporter, which codes for MHFPVLIDLLIIFSLALLVNIIFQRFNVPSILGFIVAGILAGPHVFGLETNPDDLELLSEIGIMLLLFTIGIEFSLKDLMQIRKTVFLGGGLQVLITVAITFILTFWAGYAWQLSVFFGFLVALSSTAIVLKVLQEQSLMAQPYGRGSLGVLIFQDLIVVPMIMLVPFLTGGMEHPGNELLWMLLKVAGLILFTILGSRYIVPPILHVVARTQKQDFFILTILIIGFGVAILTAILGLSLALGAFLAGLIISETDYNHEAFGNIVPFRDIFTSFFFVLIGMFLNLDFIATNVWTILLLTGIVLILKTAIVTFSAYFSGYRAGVALTMGIALSQVGEFSILLAQTGRQYDLLPIYYHQMFLSVALMTMVVAPFLIKSGPGWLLNILPSRLYHKRLKAHSDERSVENYSKLENHLVIIGMGQNGHNISHAAEYAKIDHVIIDNDADLVQKEKQNGEPIIFGNAENIAVLKEAGVERAGTVVITIHSASSTYTALRNVRRLSENAYIIVRTRHVEELEHLYKAGANDVIPGEFETAVEIFTQVLKHNLVPEEEVRQMAAHMRENGYGIFRHREYETTEPFLPQFSISAVRVAHDSEVINKSIGELRQNDVFAEPVLAIQRGEDVVTNPSDNIQLLENDILVVMAKPEQLACKTCVFEPEDTTVITPGRQNDF
- a CDS encoding L,D-transpeptidase family protein; the protein is MKTQIFIIFFLLLTLQIAAQSFKQEQKKYPRVRTAYAEKETEIKNLLLQNGLNIENLRVYIRAFKLEKKLELWAKNTQDTTYKLLQKYDICRTSGRLGPKRKQGDLQIPEGFYHISRFNPYSNFYLSLGINYPNASDWNCNKKMDKRLSRVHI
- a CDS encoding transposase, yielding MSVRRKKYDKEFKKMAVELCQTQQNRPKKEIAQELGITDNMLNRWVREHDKYGDNSFAGQGRPVMTDKEKELAQLRKELRETQIERDILKKAVSIFSKGDSRNTNS